The proteins below come from a single Rhodococcus sp. WMMA185 genomic window:
- the rpmB gene encoding 50S ribosomal protein L28, whose amino-acid sequence MAAVCDVCAKGPGFGKSVSHSHRRTNRRWNPNIQTVRAEVAPGNTRKLNVCTSCLKAGKVTRG is encoded by the coding sequence ATGGCTGCCGTCTGCGACGTATGCGCCAAGGGGCCCGGTTTCGGTAAGTCGGTCTCGCACTCGCACCGGCGTACCAACCGTCGCTGGAACCCGAACATTCAGACTGTTCGTGCCGAGGTTGCCCCCGGAAACACCCGGAAGCTCAACGTCTGCACCTCCTGCCTGAAGGCCGGAAAGGTTACCAGGGGCTGA
- a CDS encoding enoyl-CoA hydratase/isomerase family protein: MTTLEQLSKVRIDDNVLRITIATAENGNTLDDEGLEQGTHALAAVGDRIGSVLLVGEGPNFCAGGNVKAFSSAPVRSEYVAGAARVLHNFVRALDTTTVPVIAGVQGWAAGAGMSLVCLADVALGGPGTKMRAAYPSIGFTPDGGISWTLPRIIGDARAREILLTDSILSGDEAVRLGILSRLVGDDVIQDEAFRLARILAAGPTSSYSGTKSLLRASRARTLTEQLDAEAASITAAADSPAGREGVDAFVEKRRADFTSVKKASAQEL; encoded by the coding sequence GTGACGACTCTCGAACAACTCAGCAAAGTCCGGATAGACGACAACGTTCTCCGCATCACGATCGCCACAGCTGAGAACGGAAACACCCTCGACGACGAGGGCCTCGAGCAGGGCACCCACGCGCTCGCCGCGGTCGGGGATCGCATCGGCAGTGTGCTCCTCGTCGGCGAGGGACCGAACTTCTGCGCCGGCGGCAACGTGAAGGCCTTCTCGTCCGCTCCGGTTCGCAGCGAGTACGTTGCCGGAGCTGCCCGCGTGTTGCACAACTTCGTCCGCGCACTCGACACCACCACCGTTCCGGTGATCGCCGGCGTACAGGGATGGGCGGCAGGCGCAGGCATGAGCCTCGTCTGCCTGGCAGACGTAGCGCTCGGCGGTCCCGGCACCAAGATGCGGGCGGCGTACCCCTCCATCGGCTTCACTCCGGATGGCGGCATTTCCTGGACGCTCCCCCGCATCATCGGTGATGCCCGAGCTCGCGAGATCCTGCTCACCGATTCCATCTTGAGCGGGGACGAAGCAGTCCGGTTGGGCATCCTCAGCCGTCTCGTCGGCGACGATGTCATTCAGGACGAGGCCTTTCGACTCGCCCGAATACTCGCCGCCGGACCGACGTCGTCATATTCGGGAACCAAGTCGCTGTTGCGCGCGTCGAGGGCACGCACACTCACCGAGCAACTGGACGCGGAGGCGGCGTCGATCACCGCCGCCGCGGACAGCCCGGCAGGCAGAGAAGGCGTCGACGCGTTCGTCGAGAAGCGGCGCGCTGATTTCACTTCCGTGAAGAAGGCCAGCGCGCAGGAGCTGTAG
- a CDS encoding YncE family protein: protein MTTILAMLLNNVNAAIPVGETPTGIAITPDGAWAYVTNRLDGSVSVIAIDR from the coding sequence TTGACGACCATTCTTGCGATGTTGCTCAACAACGTGAACGCGGCAATTCCCGTCGGCGAGACCCCGACCGGGATAGCAATCACCCCGGACGGAGCCTGGGCCTATGTCACCAACAGACTTGACGGTTCGGTTTCGGTGATCGCCATCGACAGGTGA
- the recG gene encoding ATP-dependent DNA helicase RecG: MATLTDRLDHLLGRKTADALETAFGIRSVEDLLRHYPHRYASQGRELAEKDPPEGEHITIIARVTSAAVVKMKSRKGSMLKVVLATDRQNVDVTFFNPQRVGHVIKPGVRAMFSGTVKYFRGKWSLTHPSYLVLPEPTAGSEDSVMNVGRIRGAGELAGIARASQDSSGVDLSVFDRALIPLYPATRDIESWTIMRCVRQVLDQLDRIDDPLPERIRSERTLIGLDEALRLVHLPDTREDVENARDRLRFDEATALQLVLARRRRDNADRVAPQCLPVPGGIADAFEDMLPFQLTDGQHAVAGEISNDLAQPHPMSRLLQGEVGSGKTIVALRAMLQVVDAGYQCVLLAPTEVLAVQHARSLRELLGPLATAGELGTHEKATRVALLTGSMPVAAKRAAMNEAVTGDAGIVIGTHALIQEKVEFFNLAMVVVDEQHRFGVEQRDELRTRARKGFSPHLLVMTATPIPRTIAMTVLGDLDVSTLRQLPSGRSPIKSSVVPASQKPQWVRRAWDRIREDVAEGRQAYVVCSRIGDGENGNGENASGEKQPETKSVVEMFEELSGRIMPDLRVGLLHGRLPSDEKDAVMRDFTAGDVDVLVCTTVVEVGVDVPNATIMVIVDADRFGVSQLHQLRGRVGRGKHQGLCILVTAMNPGSPAYERLSNVASTNDGFELAQLDLATRREGDILGEAQSGTTSTLRLLSLLGHEEVIAAASEFARSVIADDPDLENHSGLSAMMTSALDADRIKYLEKT, from the coding sequence ATGGCCACACTCACGGACCGGCTCGACCACTTGCTGGGGCGTAAGACCGCTGATGCGCTCGAGACGGCGTTCGGCATCCGCTCCGTCGAGGATCTGCTGCGGCACTACCCGCACCGGTACGCCTCGCAGGGCCGGGAACTTGCGGAGAAGGATCCACCGGAGGGCGAGCACATCACGATCATCGCGCGAGTGACCTCCGCGGCTGTCGTGAAGATGAAGAGCCGAAAAGGCAGCATGCTCAAGGTGGTCCTGGCGACCGACAGGCAGAACGTCGATGTGACCTTCTTCAACCCGCAGCGGGTGGGGCACGTGATCAAGCCGGGCGTGCGCGCGATGTTTTCGGGGACGGTCAAGTACTTCCGGGGCAAGTGGAGCCTCACCCACCCCAGCTACCTGGTCCTCCCCGAGCCGACTGCGGGGAGCGAGGATTCCGTGATGAACGTCGGACGGATTCGCGGAGCCGGTGAACTTGCGGGCATTGCCCGGGCTTCGCAGGATTCGTCGGGGGTCGACCTGTCGGTCTTCGACCGCGCGCTCATACCTCTCTATCCCGCTACCCGTGACATCGAGAGTTGGACGATCATGAGGTGCGTCCGCCAGGTTCTGGACCAGCTCGACCGCATCGACGACCCCCTGCCGGAGAGGATCCGCAGTGAACGGACACTGATCGGTCTGGACGAGGCGCTTCGGTTGGTGCACCTGCCCGACACCCGTGAGGACGTTGAGAACGCCCGCGACAGGTTGCGCTTCGACGAGGCGACGGCACTGCAACTGGTGCTCGCACGGCGTCGCCGCGACAATGCCGATCGCGTTGCGCCACAGTGCTTGCCGGTTCCGGGTGGAATCGCAGATGCCTTCGAAGACATGCTCCCGTTCCAGTTGACAGACGGCCAGCACGCTGTGGCCGGTGAGATCTCCAACGACCTCGCCCAACCGCATCCGATGAGCAGGCTTCTGCAAGGTGAGGTGGGCTCGGGGAAAACGATCGTGGCCCTGCGCGCCATGCTCCAGGTGGTCGACGCGGGCTATCAGTGCGTGCTGCTCGCTCCGACCGAGGTGCTCGCTGTGCAGCACGCCCGGTCGCTACGGGAGTTGCTCGGCCCGCTCGCGACCGCCGGGGAGCTCGGCACGCACGAAAAGGCGACGCGGGTGGCGCTTCTGACTGGGTCGATGCCGGTCGCCGCCAAACGGGCAGCGATGAACGAGGCGGTCACCGGTGATGCCGGCATCGTCATCGGCACGCACGCACTCATCCAGGAGAAGGTCGAGTTCTTCAACCTGGCGATGGTCGTCGTCGACGAGCAGCACCGTTTCGGCGTCGAGCAGCGCGACGAGTTGAGGACCAGGGCTCGGAAGGGGTTCAGCCCGCATCTGCTGGTGATGACGGCAACTCCGATTCCGCGCACCATCGCGATGACCGTACTCGGCGACCTCGACGTGTCGACCCTGCGCCAGCTGCCCAGTGGCCGCTCACCGATCAAGAGCAGCGTGGTACCCGCGTCCCAGAAACCGCAGTGGGTGAGGCGTGCGTGGGATCGGATTCGCGAGGATGTGGCCGAGGGGAGACAGGCGTACGTCGTGTGCTCGCGGATCGGTGACGGCGAGAATGGGAACGGCGAGAACGCATCCGGTGAAAAGCAACCCGAGACGAAGTCTGTCGTCGAGATGTTCGAGGAACTGAGCGGGCGTATCATGCCCGACCTACGCGTCGGGCTGCTCCACGGCAGGCTCCCTTCGGACGAGAAGGACGCGGTCATGCGAGATTTCACGGCGGGAGATGTCGACGTTCTCGTGTGCACCACCGTCGTCGAGGTCGGCGTCGATGTGCCGAACGCGACGATCATGGTGATCGTCGACGCGGATCGCTTCGGTGTGAGTCAACTCCACCAGTTACGCGGCCGCGTCGGCCGCGGCAAGCACCAGGGGTTGTGCATTCTGGTCACCGCGATGAACCCGGGTAGCCCTGCCTACGAACGACTGTCGAATGTCGCCTCGACCAATGACGGTTTCGAACTGGCACAGCTCGACCTGGCCACCCGGCGAGAGGGCGACATCCTCGGAGAGGCGCAGTCGGGCACGACGTCCACACTGCGGTTGTTGTCGCTTCTCGGTCACGAGGAAGTCATCGCGGCGGCGTCCGAGTTCGCCCGCAGTGTAATCGCGGACGATCCCGATCTCGAGAACCACTCGGGACTCTCGGCGATGATGACCTCCGCCCTGGACGCCGATCGCATCAAATACCTGGAGAAGACGTGA
- a CDS encoding RNA-guided endonuclease InsQ/TnpB family protein, translating into MKQVVRVKLLADSQQLDVLVRTLAVCNDTATLVARIAHEKRVFRKRDLRAITYATAREHGGLGAQVAQSVIRKVADSYTSLRANLRNGRYGPAGSRRRQRVENAPIRFRSDAAQPFDDRCLSWQHDPNDTGGGSVSIWTVDGRVKNLRFVGHPDQVAMLRDYRKGETDLVVHRDRTGTPTAYLIATCELPDPPVEVGEHLRTPDGWIGVDLGIVNIAVASDRALGDDLLREYGDGAPDGPTGRGSTKDRRTRNRELRQALQKKNTKSAKRLLRRRARREARFAADVNHQISKKVVAEAERTGRGIALENLTGIRERVRFRKPQRATHSSWAFAQLGAFISYKAARVGVPVLSVDPANTSRRCIRCGHIDKKNRPHQDRFCCLGCGFVEHADIVGSHNIAYRAAEDYRAQSTVPGAA; encoded by the coding sequence GTGAAGCAGGTGGTGCGGGTGAAGTTGCTGGCCGACAGCCAGCAACTCGACGTGTTGGTGCGCACCCTGGCCGTCTGCAACGACACCGCCACCCTGGTGGCCCGGATCGCGCACGAGAAGCGGGTGTTCCGCAAACGTGATCTGCGGGCGATCACCTACGCCACCGCCCGCGAGCATGGTGGGTTGGGTGCCCAGGTGGCGCAGTCGGTGATCCGCAAGGTCGCGGACTCGTACACCAGCCTGCGGGCCAATCTGCGGAATGGCAGGTACGGGCCGGCAGGGTCGCGGCGCCGGCAGCGGGTGGAAAACGCGCCGATCCGGTTCCGCTCGGATGCGGCGCAACCGTTCGATGACCGGTGCCTGTCCTGGCAACACGACCCAAACGACACGGGCGGGGGCAGCGTGTCGATCTGGACGGTCGACGGTCGGGTGAAGAACCTGCGGTTCGTCGGGCACCCCGACCAGGTGGCGATGCTCCGCGACTACCGGAAGGGGGAAACCGATCTCGTCGTACACCGTGACCGGACAGGGACGCCAACCGCGTATCTGATCGCCACCTGTGAGCTGCCCGACCCCCCGGTTGAGGTGGGAGAGCATCTGCGCACCCCGGACGGGTGGATCGGGGTGGATTTGGGGATCGTGAATATCGCCGTCGCCTCCGACCGGGCCCTCGGCGACGACCTGCTCCGCGAATACGGGGACGGCGCCCCGGACGGTCCGACCGGACGGGGCAGCACGAAGGACCGGCGCACCCGCAACCGGGAACTGCGGCAGGCGTTGCAGAAGAAGAACACCAAATCCGCTAAACGGTTGTTGCGGCGTCGGGCTCGGAGGGAAGCCCGGTTCGCCGCCGACGTCAACCACCAGATATCCAAGAAGGTTGTGGCCGAGGCTGAACGCACCGGACGCGGGATCGCCCTGGAGAACCTTACGGGCATCCGCGAACGGGTACGGTTTCGCAAGCCCCAACGGGCCACGCACTCGAGTTGGGCGTTCGCGCAGCTCGGGGCCTTCATTTCCTATAAGGCCGCCAGGGTGGGGGTGCCGGTGTTGTCGGTGGATCCGGCGAACACCAGCCGCCGTTGTATCCGGTGTGGTCATATCGACAAGAAGAACCGGCCCCACCAGGACCGGTTCTGTTGTCTCGGCTGCGGTTTCGTTGAACACGCGGATATTGTCGGCTCGCATAACATCGCGTATCGAGCCGCCGAAGACTACCGGGCCCAGTCAACGGTCCCCGGTGCGGCGTGA
- a CDS encoding gamma carbonic anhydrase family protein, translated as MAIYALGDREPDIHPDAYVHPDAVVIGGVALGAGASVWPQAVLRADYGTITIGAGTNIQDGAVIHCTPIDPTVIGSGCVVGHAAHVEGSTIGDHCLIASGSVVLNGSTVGAGSVVGAGAVVPFNFQVPARRMALGIPAKIRENYEVPEGHIEMNVKMYAANAVYYREALRRLD; from the coding sequence ATGGCCATCTATGCGCTCGGGGACCGCGAACCCGACATTCACCCGGACGCCTACGTCCATCCCGACGCGGTGGTGATCGGCGGTGTTGCGCTGGGCGCGGGCGCCTCGGTGTGGCCCCAGGCCGTGCTCCGCGCCGACTACGGCACGATCACGATCGGGGCCGGGACGAACATCCAGGACGGTGCCGTGATCCATTGCACGCCGATCGATCCGACGGTGATCGGCTCTGGTTGCGTGGTGGGGCACGCTGCGCACGTCGAGGGCTCCACGATCGGCGATCACTGCCTGATCGCTTCCGGTTCGGTTGTGCTCAACGGTTCGACCGTCGGCGCAGGCTCCGTGGTGGGAGCAGGCGCTGTCGTTCCGTTCAACTTCCAGGTGCCTGCACGCAGAATGGCACTGGGCATTCCCGCCAAGATCCGGGAGAACTACGAGGTCCCGGAGGGACATATCGAGATGAATGTGAAAATGTATGCGGCGAATGCGGTCTATTACCGCGAGGCTCTGCGCAGGCTCGACTGA
- a CDS encoding uracil-DNA glycosylase, with amino-acid sequence MKAPLQDLVEAGWADALAPVSGRITEMGDFLRAEIADGRGYLPAGENILRAFAQPFSEVKILIVGQDPYPTPGHAVGLSFSVAPEVRPVPRSLANIFTEYSMDLGYETPLSGDLTAWSRQGVLLLNRVLTVQPGLPASHRKKGWEAVTEQAISALVARPEPLVAILWGRDASTLKPMLGDVPTIESAHPSPLSAGRGFFGSRPFSRANELLGSLGAEPVDWRLP; translated from the coding sequence ATGAAGGCGCCGTTGCAGGACCTGGTCGAAGCAGGGTGGGCTGACGCACTCGCGCCGGTTTCCGGGCGCATCACGGAGATGGGCGATTTCTTGCGCGCGGAAATCGCGGACGGGCGTGGTTATCTGCCTGCCGGAGAGAATATCCTGCGGGCCTTCGCTCAACCGTTCTCCGAGGTCAAGATCCTGATCGTGGGACAGGACCCGTACCCGACGCCAGGGCACGCCGTAGGCCTCAGTTTCTCGGTGGCCCCAGAGGTGCGTCCGGTACCTCGCAGTCTGGCCAATATCTTCACCGAGTACAGCATGGACCTCGGCTACGAGACGCCGTTGAGCGGAGACCTCACTGCGTGGTCACGTCAGGGGGTGCTGCTGTTGAACAGGGTCCTCACGGTGCAGCCGGGACTCCCGGCTTCGCATAGGAAGAAGGGCTGGGAGGCAGTGACCGAGCAGGCGATCAGCGCGCTCGTGGCGCGCCCAGAACCCCTCGTCGCAATCCTGTGGGGCAGGGACGCATCCACGCTGAAGCCAATGCTCGGCGATGTCCCCACCATCGAGTCGGCGCATCCGTCGCCGCTGTCCGCCGGACGGGGATTCTTCGGTTCTCGGCCGTTCAGCCGGGCGAACGAACTACTCGGCAGCCTGGGCGCAGAACCTGTGGACTGGCGCTTGCCGTAG
- a CDS encoding DAK2 domain-containing protein — translation MDGRVLEAWARKAVAGLEARCEEINSLNVFPIPDADTGTNLLFTMRSALEAIDRYAGMDRGTREVRQVAVAMARGAVVGARGNSGAILSQVLRGVADSAVTGAIDTRTLRTGLLMATNLVTDAVSSVVEGTIVTVLRSAANAVADFADDAPIADTAHAAADAAVTALARTPSQLDVLGAAGVVDAGGLGLVVILDALVTAVTGSPPERAPMALHVPRREPSGHGGEPVDALPTRPAPSEAGVHRHDGADSDQDFEVMYLVTDSDESRMSDLRANLNELGDSVVIVSDGGGGWSVHVHCMDAGAAVEAGLAAGRIHGIRISSFLVDARDHRLRASRARLPSARGKRGIVAVAAGDGAAELFASEGATVLRCDDAAVSRAQLLGVIRQMGRREVLVLPNGALSAQELVAVSAAARDAEHEVLLLATSAMVQGLAALAVHDSGREAADDAFAMSEAAAATRWGSLRVAHERALTYVGTCEPGDGIGLMGHEVIVIEPDVVAAGRRLADLVLGTGGELVTLLMGAEAPAGLDEDLADHISQRHPGVEVIVYQGGQPGDLLQLGVE, via the coding sequence ATGGACGGTCGTGTTCTCGAGGCGTGGGCGAGGAAGGCCGTCGCGGGGCTCGAGGCACGCTGCGAGGAGATAAACAGCCTCAATGTCTTTCCGATCCCGGACGCGGACACAGGAACCAATCTGCTGTTCACGATGCGTTCGGCGCTCGAGGCCATCGACCGGTATGCGGGGATGGATCGCGGCACGCGGGAGGTCCGGCAGGTAGCGGTGGCCATGGCGCGGGGGGCGGTCGTAGGGGCGCGAGGAAATTCTGGAGCGATCCTGTCTCAGGTCCTGCGAGGAGTCGCCGACTCGGCCGTCACCGGCGCTATCGACACCCGAACGCTGCGCACCGGATTGCTCATGGCCACGAACTTGGTCACCGATGCAGTGAGCAGTGTGGTGGAGGGGACCATAGTCACGGTGTTGCGCTCGGCTGCGAATGCGGTCGCGGACTTCGCGGACGACGCCCCGATTGCCGACACGGCCCACGCCGCGGCGGACGCGGCAGTCACGGCACTTGCCCGTACCCCGTCGCAACTCGATGTACTGGGCGCCGCCGGGGTCGTCGACGCCGGCGGCCTCGGACTCGTGGTGATCCTCGACGCCCTCGTGACGGCGGTGACCGGTTCGCCGCCCGAGCGGGCCCCCATGGCCTTGCACGTTCCGCGCCGAGAACCGTCGGGGCACGGAGGAGAACCCGTCGACGCCCTTCCGACGCGACCCGCGCCGTCCGAGGCGGGTGTGCATCGGCATGACGGAGCCGACTCCGACCAGGACTTCGAGGTGATGTACCTCGTGACCGATTCCGACGAGTCCCGCATGTCGGACCTGCGTGCCAATCTGAACGAATTGGGCGATTCCGTTGTGATCGTCAGCGATGGTGGAGGTGGCTGGTCCGTGCACGTGCATTGCATGGACGCGGGGGCCGCTGTGGAGGCAGGACTCGCGGCAGGCCGAATACACGGGATCAGGATCAGCAGCTTCCTGGTCGACGCTCGGGATCACAGACTGCGCGCTTCGCGGGCCCGCCTCCCATCGGCTCGAGGCAAGCGCGGAATCGTCGCCGTCGCGGCCGGCGACGGAGCAGCCGAACTGTTCGCGAGCGAGGGCGCCACCGTTCTCAGATGTGATGACGCCGCTGTGTCGCGTGCCCAGCTACTCGGCGTCATCCGGCAGATGGGGCGCAGGGAGGTTCTCGTCCTCCCCAACGGCGCGCTGTCAGCCCAGGAACTCGTCGCGGTCAGCGCCGCCGCGAGGGACGCCGAACATGAGGTTCTGCTGCTCGCGACGTCTGCGATGGTCCAGGGGCTTGCCGCCTTGGCAGTGCACGATTCCGGCCGTGAGGCGGCGGATGATGCGTTCGCGATGTCGGAGGCGGCAGCCGCTACCAGATGGGGATCGCTGCGGGTCGCTCACGAGCGCGCGCTCACGTACGTGGGCACCTGCGAACCCGGTGACGGTATCGGCCTGATGGGCCATGAGGTGATCGTGATCGAACCGGACGTCGTCGCGGCCGGACGAAGACTCGCGGACCTTGTCCTCGGTACCGGTGGGGAACTGGTGACTCTACTGATGGGGGCGGAGGCGCCGGCAGGGCTCGATGAAGACCTGGCCGATCACATCTCGCAACGGCACCCCGGCGTCGAAGTGATTGTTTACCAGGGTGGACAGCCTGGAGACCTGTTGCAACTCGGGGTGGAATGA